One window from the genome of Pseudalkalibacillus hwajinpoensis encodes:
- a CDS encoding ComF family protein → MAQLNRCTMCGEDVSQNVSWSWLVGIKSDPDCCELCRKQLVLIEGDLCRKCGRPLNKLPSKFVENQFCSDCRKWEEKGWGKVLIHNKSFYEYNAFLKNKLALYKFRGDVEVGRVFSHLIQKELKKSYSFIDQVIPMPTSKERLYERGFNQCEVWIEGTSFEQESPLLRIKNEEKQSKLSREKRMNRTEGMFRVTEGSALNGKKILLLDDLYTTGTTIHYAALTLRNAGASEVYSLTLSRG, encoded by the coding sequence TTGGCTCAATTAAATCGTTGTACTATGTGTGGGGAAGATGTAAGTCAAAATGTATCCTGGAGCTGGTTGGTCGGAATAAAAAGTGACCCGGATTGTTGTGAGCTGTGCCGAAAGCAGCTTGTGCTAATTGAGGGAGACTTATGTCGGAAATGTGGGCGGCCTCTAAATAAACTTCCTAGTAAATTTGTAGAAAATCAGTTCTGTTCTGATTGTAGAAAGTGGGAGGAAAAAGGATGGGGAAAAGTTCTTATCCATAATAAGTCGTTTTATGAATACAATGCTTTTTTGAAAAACAAGCTTGCTCTTTATAAGTTTAGAGGAGATGTTGAAGTAGGAAGAGTATTCTCACATTTGATTCAAAAAGAGTTGAAGAAATCTTATTCCTTTATCGATCAAGTCATTCCAATGCCAACTAGTAAGGAAAGGCTCTATGAGAGAGGCTTTAATCAATGTGAGGTTTGGATTGAAGGGACATCCTTTGAACAAGAGTCACCACTGCTCCGAATCAAAAACGAAGAAAAGCAAAGTAAATTGTCACGTGAAAAAAGAATGAATCGTACAGAAGGCATGTTTCGCGTAACAGAAGGATCTGCACTAAATGGAAAGAAGATACTTCTATTAGACGATCTTTATACAACGGGAACAACTATTCACTATGCTGCGCTCACCCTAAGAAATGCAGGTGCATCTGAAGTTTATTCCCTTACATTAAGCAGGGGATAG
- a CDS encoding DegV family protein: protein MKTVAIVTDSTAYIPESMLDEYEVTMVPLSVIFGNESYLEEREIQAGDFFEKVKKEDELPKTSQPSIGSFVEAYETLARTHDEIITITLSSGISGTYQSAHSAGGMIEGADVHVFDSEISCMMQGFYVLEAAQMAQDGFKSKEILNRLQKIKSQGTNAYFLVDDLSHLHRGGRLNAAQLVVGNLLQIKPVLTFEDKKIVPYEKIRTRKKALNKLMTLFDDAAKGGDIIKATVIYATNKEEAEFLKAELEEKYSNVSIILSYFGPVIATHLGEGSLGLGWYRV from the coding sequence ATGAAGACAGTTGCTATTGTAACAGATAGTACGGCTTATATACCTGAATCAATGTTAGATGAATACGAAGTGACGATGGTTCCGCTTAGCGTAATATTCGGTAATGAATCCTATTTAGAAGAAAGAGAAATACAGGCAGGGGATTTTTTTGAAAAAGTAAAAAAAGAAGATGAGCTTCCTAAAACTTCTCAGCCTTCTATAGGAAGTTTTGTCGAAGCATATGAAACATTAGCTCGTACTCATGATGAAATTATTACGATTACTCTTTCCAGCGGTATCAGTGGTACCTATCAGTCAGCTCATTCAGCTGGAGGAATGATTGAAGGCGCAGACGTTCATGTTTTTGATTCAGAGATCAGTTGCATGATGCAGGGTTTCTATGTTCTAGAAGCAGCACAAATGGCGCAAGATGGTTTTAAAAGTAAAGAAATATTAAATCGTCTTCAAAAGATAAAAAGTCAAGGGACGAATGCCTATTTCCTTGTGGATGATCTTAGCCATTTACATCGAGGAGGTAGGTTGAATGCTGCACAGCTTGTAGTCGGAAACCTTCTTCAAATAAAACCCGTACTAACTTTTGAAGATAAAAAAATTGTTCCATATGAAAAAATTAGAACTCGAAAAAAAGCATTAAATAAACTGATGACGCTATTTGATGACGCTGCAAAAGGCGGAGATATCATTAAAGCAACTGTCATCTATGCAACGAATAAAGAAGAAGCAGAGTTTTTGAAAGCTGAATTAGAAGAAAAATACTCGAACGTAAGCATTATTTTAAGTTATTTCGGACCAGTTATTGCTACACACCTCGGTGAAGGTTCTCTTGGACTCGGCTGGTATCGTGTATGA
- the hpf gene encoding ribosome hibernation-promoting factor, HPF/YfiA family, whose amino-acid sequence MNFNIRGENIKVTPAMREYTEKKVSKLERYFDTPPNTDVHVNMKVYNDQQMIEVTIPMPNLLLRAEEEHQDMYAAIDLVVEKLERQIRKHKTKVNRKFRQEGSVKYMFRDELNPTTTSVAEADMDEDDDLQVVKTKRFTFKPMDVEEAILQMDMLGHSFFVFSNAVTGSTGVVYRRKDGKYGLIEQD is encoded by the coding sequence ATGAATTTCAACATCCGTGGTGAAAACATTAAAGTTACACCTGCAATGAGAGAATATACTGAGAAGAAGGTAAGTAAACTTGAAAGGTATTTCGATACTCCACCTAATACTGATGTTCATGTAAACATGAAGGTCTATAACGATCAACAAATGATTGAAGTAACCATCCCTATGCCAAACCTTCTACTTCGAGCAGAAGAAGAGCATCAGGATATGTATGCAGCAATTGATTTAGTTGTTGAGAAGCTTGAACGACAAATTCGCAAGCATAAAACAAAAGTTAATCGCAAATTCCGTCAGGAAGGTAGCGTTAAATATATGTTCCGCGATGAATTAAACCCTACAACAACAAGTGTTGCTGAAGCTGATATGGATGAGGATGACGATCTACAAGTAGTGAAAACAAAGCGTTTTACATTCAAGCCGATGGACGTTGAAGAAGCGATTCTTCAGATGGACATGCTTGGACACAGCTTTTTCGTTTTCTCAAACGCTGTTACAGGAAGCACAGGCGTTGTCTATCGTCGTAAAGATGGTAAATACGGACTGATCGAGCAAGATTAA
- a CDS encoding cold shock domain-containing protein, translating to MQGKVKWFNNEKGFGFIEREDGDDVFVHFSAISGEGFKSLEEGQTVEFEIVDGARGPQAANVEKVS from the coding sequence ATGCAGGGAAAAGTAAAATGGTTTAACAATGAAAAAGGATTTGGCTTTATTGAAAGAGAAGATGGCGACGACGTATTCGTTCATTTTTCAGCAATCAGTGGGGAAGGATTCAAATCCCTTGAAGAAGGCCAAACAGTTGAATTCGAGATTGTTGATGGAGCTCGTGGACCACAGGCTGCTAACGTAGAAAAAGTTTCTTAA
- a CDS encoding DEAD/DEAH box helicase yields MRFASYVLNNQQVFIPELLNQPSYSLNFAPIGMFNSIPTQPQNPDFHPNVQLMKFLYGRHLLIDEIPYSFLELHEHYLNGYLHFEPGIQSIDGKATCMRCGSTDSFSFFACSRCHSKNCRYCRKCIRMGKVTFCSPLYSISKWIPKNEDKAVLEWSGTLSDGQKEASNAVVMAIQHNLTLLVWAVCGSGKTEVLFNGLAHALTNQKSVCVATPRTDVVLELAPRLQKVFPSLVISPLYAGHSDPHSHFVVSTTHQMIRFKNYFDVMIIDEVDAFPYSVDSSLQYNVEKARKQGGSLIYLTATPSPLILKKENLQIVRIPSRYHGFPLPNPTCHWSGNWRKKINKGHLPHILIEWIKKQVSERKPVLLFLPSIKIINQTKDIFEKNHFRCESVHSEDENRAEKVLRFRNKEIPILLSSTILERGITIENISVAVLGAEDEVFTESALVQIAGRAGRSKRFPDGDVRFFHYGKTNAMLEAIKHIKKMNVEAREKGWLN; encoded by the coding sequence ATGAGGTTTGCTTCCTATGTGTTAAATAACCAGCAAGTATTTATACCTGAATTGCTCAATCAACCTTCTTACTCCCTCAATTTCGCTCCAATTGGTATGTTCAACTCGATTCCCACTCAACCGCAAAATCCCGATTTTCATCCGAATGTTCAACTTATGAAATTTTTATATGGAAGGCATTTATTAATCGATGAAATCCCTTACTCATTTCTTGAACTTCATGAACACTATTTAAATGGCTATCTTCATTTTGAACCCGGTATTCAAAGCATTGATGGAAAAGCAACTTGTATGAGGTGTGGAAGTACTGATTCATTTTCATTTTTCGCGTGCTCGCGCTGCCATAGTAAGAACTGTAGATATTGTAGAAAGTGTATCAGAATGGGAAAGGTAACATTTTGTTCTCCACTATATTCCATATCCAAGTGGATACCAAAAAATGAAGATAAAGCTGTTTTAGAGTGGTCTGGCACATTGTCGGATGGTCAAAAGGAAGCTTCTAATGCTGTTGTCATGGCTATTCAACATAATCTTACTCTCCTTGTATGGGCTGTTTGTGGTAGTGGTAAAACAGAAGTGTTATTTAATGGATTAGCTCATGCCCTCACCAATCAAAAGTCTGTATGCGTTGCTACGCCACGTACAGATGTTGTACTAGAATTAGCTCCACGCCTACAAAAGGTCTTCCCTAGTCTTGTGATTTCTCCCCTATATGCAGGTCATTCCGATCCTCATTCTCATTTTGTTGTTTCTACGACGCATCAAATGATTCGTTTTAAGAATTACTTTGATGTCATGATCATTGATGAAGTAGATGCGTTTCCATATAGTGTGGATTCTTCTCTTCAATACAATGTTGAGAAAGCGAGAAAGCAAGGCGGTTCCCTCATTTATTTAACAGCAACACCTTCACCGTTGATTTTGAAAAAAGAAAATCTCCAAATCGTAAGGATTCCCTCAAGGTACCATGGTTTCCCACTGCCTAATCCAACCTGTCATTGGAGTGGCAATTGGAGAAAGAAAATAAATAAAGGTCATCTTCCTCATATATTAATTGAATGGATAAAGAAACAAGTATCTGAGCGAAAGCCCGTCCTTTTATTTCTTCCATCCATAAAAATCATTAATCAAACAAAAGATATATTTGAAAAAAATCACTTCCGATGTGAATCTGTTCATTCTGAGGATGAAAATCGAGCCGAAAAAGTTCTCCGTTTTCGAAACAAAGAAATCCCTATTCTCCTCTCCTCGACTATTCTCGAGAGAGGCATTACGATTGAAAATATATCAGTAGCCGTGCTTGGAGCAGAGGATGAGGTATTTACAGAGAGTGCCCTGGTGCAAATTGCCGGAAGAGCTGGAAGAAGTAAGAGATTCCCAGATGGAGATGTTCGCTTTTTTCATTATGGTAAAACAAATGCCATGTTAGAGGCTATAAAACATATTAAGAAAATGAATGTTGAAGCGAGGGAGAAAGGTTGGCTCAATTAA
- a CDS encoding peptidoglycan-binding protein — MFKKVVITTTLAGTLLLAPNVSEAALGDRTLYNGMSNSDVTQLQNELDNKGYFDYHKATGYFGNITEDGVRDFQRSAGISVDGVVGPQTVSALKGSTSSKSSSSSNTYSSTLRHGDRGQSVTNLQSQLKSKGYYNYSIDGIYGSITQQAVRNFQSANGLSVDGIAGSNTFAALNGSSVSSSSSSQVKSASTSNSSVVSIAKQYIGVPYVWAGTTPSGFDCSGYLQYVFNKAGKSIPRTVASIWNATDKVSSPSVGDLVFFETYKSGPSHAGIYIGNGQFIHSSSSYGVTISDMDNSYWSPRYLGAKRA, encoded by the coding sequence ATGTTTAAGAAAGTCGTGATCACTACTACACTCGCAGGTACTCTTTTATTAGCACCAAACGTAAGTGAAGCAGCACTAGGCGACCGTACCCTATACAATGGCATGAGCAACTCTGACGTAACTCAACTACAAAATGAACTTGATAACAAAGGCTATTTTGATTACCATAAAGCAACTGGATATTTCGGAAATATTACTGAAGATGGCGTTCGCGACTTCCAACGTAGCGCAGGCATTAGCGTAGACGGTGTTGTAGGGCCACAAACAGTTAGCGCACTAAAAGGTTCAACTTCATCTAAATCAAGCAGCTCTTCTAATACATACAGCAGCACACTTCGTCACGGGGATCGTGGACAAAGTGTAACAAATTTACAAAGTCAGCTTAAATCAAAAGGCTACTACAACTATTCCATTGACGGCATTTATGGATCCATTACACAACAAGCAGTACGTAACTTCCAAAGTGCAAATGGTCTTAGCGTAGATGGTATTGCAGGATCAAACACATTTGCAGCACTTAATGGTTCTTCTGTAAGCTCATCTTCTTCATCACAGGTAAAGAGTGCATCAACATCTAACTCTTCTGTCGTATCTATTGCTAAGCAATACATCGGTGTACCATATGTTTGGGCTGGAACAACACCATCTGGTTTTGACTGCAGCGGCTACCTACAATACGTATTCAATAAAGCTGGTAAATCCATCCCACGTACTGTAGCTAGCATCTGGAACGCAACAGACAAAGTTTCTTCACCTTCTGTTGGAGATCTTGTATTCTTTGAAACTTATAAATCTGGCCCATCTCACGCTGGTATTTATATCGGTAACGGTCAGTTCATTCACTCTTCTTCTTCATACGGAGTAACAATCAGTGACATGGATAACTCTTACTGGTCTCCACGTTACCTTGGTGCAAAGCGCGCATAA